The sequence below is a genomic window from Glycine max cultivar Williams 82 chromosome 20, Glycine_max_v4.0, whole genome shotgun sequence.
CTTCACCTATCATCTCTCTCTTCCTATCATGATGTATGTTATTCATGAGAATAGAAGTTAACTTGTAAATCAATGTTTTCGGATTAATAAAAGTGTTTTGCATGTCTTGGCTTCAAAGATACATTTAAGGAGTTAGTCAATTTCAAAAGACACTCTTCAATGCACATAGACTTAGAATCAAACTCATACCAGCAAATTATTTATAAGCTTATTATTAGGTTTTGTCGTATCTCAAACTTCTCCTTTCTTGaagtttgtttatttattttttatataaaaagtatgaATTTGTGTATttagcttcttcttttttgtgtgtgaatACTAGGCTATCCCCTGATTCATGTGTAAAAAGACTAATTATTTGAGATACAAAGATTTGTTTAAAGAGATTTATCTCTCCCAATAATTACCATTATATACTTGTAGACACAATGGTTGAATTAGACCACATCCTTActcttgagaaaatatttttttacattttacattttatatttttaattgcagAATTGGTGGCTCTGCCTCATTTTCATCTTAACAATGTGAGTTTCATACAAATGTTTTAGGCTTTTGTATTGGTTTTGACCTGTCTTGTATTGTTTGAGCAATTTATTCTCTAGGAAGATGAGAACATTCTCAAAACTGTGGAAGAATCTTTAGCAATTAGTTAGAATATCTCTAATGAGAGTTGCTTACATGATTCTTATAATTAAGCAACTTGAAAATATCATTTGAACAAATGAATTGTTAAGCAAATCACAAATAAGgttgtttaattattaaaaaaaaaatttttaacTCGATATAAGTGTTTTTGTGagtgaaaagataaaataagactaaaaaaattaagacaaatTAGGCTCTACTAGTAGAGTAAATAACAGTTAGTGTCCTTAAATCCTATGTTGCAACCAAGAGTTAATAAGAACTTTCCATATTAAATTCTTACATTGGAGATGCTTTTGAAATTTTGCTCTCATGGGCCTTGCATAGACGAATTTTCCAAAATGGCCTTTATATGGACTACCTGATGACTAAGTGTGTTCTAATCAAATGAGGTAAcatcttaattatattataaaataaataatgttattatatataacaataaaatttttaatatatatttaatgtgcatataaatttaaataataaattttgtgacaattaattttgacatAATTCATATGGATTATATAATccgtatattttattataaataaaaaatatttactatttaaaaaaattaatttattaataaattaaaaaatacggATTAACTAATCGTATAagttatatcaaattaattatcacaaaatttattatttaaatttacatgcgcattaaatatacattaaaaattttactattatatataacaacattatttatttcataacatAATTAACCTACTAATTCAGTTGATTAGAACATCGTGCTAATAATGTGAAAGTTACAAATTTGACTCTTATTTgagtttattatttaaatttatatgtgcattaaatatacattaaaaattttaatgttatatataataatattatttattttataatataattaatctatTAACTCAATTAATTAGATTATTATGTTAATAACATTCGGATTCGACTCCTGTTATTTATAGGCGTATTAGCCATGCCCAAACTTTTAGCATCAATTGGTTCTTGCTACACGAAAATTGGTGTAATTGTATTGTTGTCAAGTGGAAGGTTGACTCATTTCCTTGTGTTTGTTACCTGAAAAAATGTTGTAATCTTTATTTATTCTGACAGGAGATGATGGATTGGTTTTTCTTTCGGTTTTTTAATCTCTCGTTTaggaaaaaattgattattttaagagtttttcACTGACCTGTTTACTCACATGTCAAAGTTTAACACATTTCTATcgtgtaacaaaaaaaaaaagttattggaTTCCAACATAATTatcttcaataaaaataatttaaccccataaaaaataaagttaattttgacATAAGGTAAAATATGATAAAACGATGATTTTATCTCAATAAAATTCCGCTTCAATTACTTTCATGAAGATAAATCACGATAAAGAGATGATTTGGTGTTAGATTAGCAAAACATCAAGTGCAattagttttgctagtgatctgataaattgaataaaaataaaaattacaattaattaaatcaaattaaagtgttttatactttaagaaaatgttttatacttaatttaattaatgtataatTGGCGAAAAGTGTAATACTGCAATTAAGATAATAGTAGTAATTTAGCGAGATAAACCGATAAAGAAGTTATTACTTATTACCCTAATTTTTATTTAGGTTATCAATTGCTTTGGCATCGCTGGacgaaaaaatatgataaagtaGAAGTCTCCGTCTCCAACACACTCGTTCTCTGCCGCTCGCTGGTTCCGCCGCCAATTTCCGGTAAGTTAGTCTTCTTATGAtttcaaattaatcatttttcttaaatctctgactttacatttttttaatttagaatagCTGCCTTGCATACTAcggattttgaagaaaaaaataaattactttacTTCAGTGATCAATATATAACTTAGGGTACCAACATTTTTGAAGTTGGAATGTAATATCTCACTAGATGCAATTTGGCCCACCAAAATTGGGTTTTTGCTATCTCTGGGTTGAAATGAAATGCATGTTCTTCAGGGTTTGATTTGAATTGGGGGGAAAGAAATGGAGTTTGTTAATCGAATAGTGGACATAGCTACCAGAGCTGTAAACAGCAACGCAGTGATCAATGTTTGTCTGCTTGCGTCGTTTGCAACACTCGGCGTAAGATCTATGAATCAGCAAAAGACCATTGAAGCTCTACAGGATGAGAAGGAGTCTCTTACCAAATCCAACAAGTCCATTAGAAAGACATTGTGGGACTGGAAACAGCAGCTTTATGCTGAAGCCTCCGCTGATTCTGCAGTGGTTCCTCTGGCTAGGCTCAAAGCAATCTATGGCGAAGCCCCGCCTCCTCCACGTGCCACGCTCGGTAATTCACTTACATGTCTTCCCCTGATGTAGACTTTAGCCATTGAATGAGACaatgaaatttgattttgttgatgtaGAAAATGGTTTTGTGGATTGAAAAGGAAGAGATGAATTATGCAGCATTGTACaagttattttgatttttcactATTGGTTTGCATAATAGATTCCTATAATTTTTCCTGTTATACATGGTATTGTGCTATTTATGCTTTAACTATTGGGTGGGATTTATGCATTTGGTAACTTGGGGGAAATTTGATGCCTGTACTTCAATCCTTTGTGTTTAAGGAGGAGTATCAATGTGCTTATAATGTAATCCATTGTTTGGGAGGGAATGTAGTTTCATTCTTGCTGTTATGCTTATAGTCACTCTAGAAAGGATTTTGCTAACAAGTGCCATGAGGAGCCGGTTAAGGAGTGTTCTtgatataataaatgttttttttccaattaaaacTTAATACTTTTGATTCCTTATAGTAAATGGTTAGCATGTGCCTTCTGGAAAAGATCTTCTGTTTGATTAAGCAAGGTTCAATTTGGAAAAAAGTGAACTGAACCTTCTTCATATTCTTGTGTTAAATGTATATCAGGCGAGGTGATAATGTATTACTGTTGAACGACCAATGGAGATAATTTGTTACTTGCTATGCTATGGcagatctttttttttaagttctagctttgattttttttttctctccatatATCTAAGACATTTCCAAAGAAGAAAATCCTAAAAGAATGTCTTAGATCATAATCATATTGGTAACTGGTATGTTAATTGTTTGAAAGGTCATTTTGATAACCATAATGAAGCAGCAGAATGTATGCTAATTGTTTGAAAAGTCATTTTGATAAGAACTTGTTTTTGTCTGCGAATTTATTCTGATCATCTACTAGATTAgcttttcatttgaaaatttcCAGTTGATATAGAAACAGTGATAGGGGAAATAGACAAAGCAGTACTGGAGGCAAAAGttatttgaaaaagaagtaCAAAACACTGACTTAATAAATCTTCTCaaacaaattgtaaaaatacagaaaaagagaaaataacaaACAGACCAAagttcaatataacaatttcttCCAACCTTGTACACTATCTCTTAGAGAAGCCCACATAGTTAACAGTGACAGACTGATAGCATTAGATGTTAGATAAAAAGTAGGAAACCAAAAACAACATATCAGTTGTATAATTTGACATAGAATTAAAACACATTAAAAGCTTTTACAATCAATTATTATAGGGATAAATAAGATAAAGCAAGAGTTTAGAAAAGCCTGAGTTGAAGCACGCAATGTGCTGTCCATAGAGAGAAAATGTCCCACTGCACTTGTAGAAAAATATAATGCATTCCTCTCCCAAAATATGTCAACCTGTCGGATCGATTGTGTGCAACAAAGGATCCTCAAACCAATCAACACCAATGCtccaaaacatttttaaatagtagttgaattttataaaagagaGATAAGCAAAAATCATTTTCTGATTAACGTTGCAACTCAACGTGCAACAATAAAGACTTGATCAATATaatcttgactaattaaaagaCAAGATTggatagatattttttaaaactgattctgaaaagaaaaatattttactttaaattttaaattataataaaaatatttttcaacaattccccactaaatttaaaatttaaagcaatgaaaaaataaatattttaattatataaaaactgaaaaaagcaATTTTTATTGGAGCAtgtgatattatattttcagtATAAGAAACCTTATGGGTTTGAGTCTTATACTTAGTGCATATGAACTTTCACCTAAGGAAAACATAGAGATTTGATTGTATTAAATTACATCCCCTTTAACCAGGCTTTAAAACCCAATAGAATATAAGTATTCATTTGAGTTATAATCAATGGATGTGCATTACAGTCTTGCACATGTATCTTGTTTCGTAAATGTCACTTAGAGATGGACCCTTATCTCAAAATGGTGATCCCACCAccacactcactaggtgaaCACTTAAAAAATGATCCGTGACTACCACCTCAACAATCAACTGTCGTTGGGTTCAATGATAGGTATTCAAGTATGATCTtttcagtaaaataaaaatatgtatacctCAATCTTATAATTGACTCAATTTAAAGTACACTTTAGAATAGGAATTGGAACAGCTCCgcaatattcataatttttgtgCATTGTAGTCAACAAACAACTTTGTTGTTACTCATTGGACTGGATTCATCCGATCGCCATTCGCACTGAAATGGATGTCCGTTGTTGTGACTAGTTAATGGGCATAAATCTTATTTCCCTCGACGACTTAATGTGTTGACATGTCAATTTTGCCTACAAAATAAAGACTGACATGTCAGGACATACTTAAGTCGTCAAAGGGAATAGGATTTAAGGCCATTAACTAGTCACAACAATGGACACTCATCTCTGTGTGAATAGCGATCTCGTGAATGGAGTCAACGAGTAACAATGAAGTTGGTTGTTGACTACGTTACACTAAAACTATGAATATTGCAGAGCTGTTCCAATTCCTATTCCTATGGCGAAGTGTACTTTAAACTACCTCAATTATAAGATTGAGGTatacatatttttcatttactAAAAAGATCATATTTAAATACCTCTTAATGACCCAACAACAGTTGAGGTGGTAGTCACATGAGttcacctagtgagtgtggTGGTGGGACTATCACTACAAGCTAATCTCTAAGTGACACTTACAAAACAAGATACATGCACAAAGCCTTAACGTGCACCTACTAATTAGAACTCAAATGAACACCTATGTTGTGTTCTAAAGCCTAGTTAAAGGGGATGTAGTTTAAGACAGTCAAGTCTCTACATTTCCCCTAGGTGAAAGTTCATCTATAAGGCTCAAACTTAGGAAGTTCCTTAtacttgaaaatataatatgcttcattaaaaattgtttttcagtttttatatattcataatattatttttttcattgctTAAAATTAGTGGGAGCTTGTTAGAAAATACTTTATTatagtttaaattaaaatattttccttttcagaatcagttttaaacaaatatttgttCAATCTTATCTTTTAATTAGTTAAGATTATACCAAGTCTTGGCTGTTGCAACCTTCAAAAGGACATTTTTCCTATTATTCAGAGTTTTTACTGCTAGACATTAAAGGATTTTCTTATGCAGTTTCAAAGATTTTTCTGTTGCTGCATATTGCTTTTTTGGGGCTGAACATTGTGGCTCTTAGCATTATATATTGATGTTGCCGgttaagaaaagaagagagacaTGTACAGAAAATCATTTTGCTTAGCTCATAAAATTCAActgctatttaaaaaatgttttggaGGATTGGTGTTTTTTATTGTTTGGGGATCCTTTGATGCGCACTATCGATCCGACGGGTTGACGTATATCGGAAGATGAACACATTATATTTTTCTACCTAGgcttttttaaacttatttatcctttataataattgatttaaaaacattttatgtgAAAAATACTATTGTTTTATGTTTACTGCTTTGATTTATtcggaaaaaaaatttatctaacaTGAGACGCATTTAGTTTTACTAATGGTGTGAATTTCTTTCACATTTCTGTTTTTCTGCACAAATTTTTTAACACAGCTGTcgtaaaaaattgatatttatcaATCCTAGTTAGAGATTAATTACACAGTTTGAGTGATTGGTCAATCCGCATTTTCTATGCACATCAGCTTTTGCATTACGTCTTGAGTTCTGACCTTTAAGTTGTTTTGTGTCTTTTCAGCAGATACTGTGACGAAAGATGCAAATTCGTCTGGTGCCAACAAAATAATCGCCTGAGGTCTGGTTAGTTATCAGCACCTTTAGAAGTTTTTGGCATTGGAAGgctgttaataaatattttccaagAGAACATAAAGGTATTATCCTGtcataatttgttattttaattgcatgtaaaTGTAGAACTTGGAGGGAGTCAAAAAGGTGAAAAAATTTTCATTGTAAGGACAAAAGCAcacttatttttgttatatatattatccATCTAACAATTTTGGTTAGATAAGAGGATGCAGTGTTCAATATTGTCCCATCAAACTACTCTTGTTGACTCCCATGATGCATGTAATGGATGACTTTTCATGAGCAAAAACGTTGCTTCTTCATTTTATCACCTATTTTAGACGCCTGCATTGTTTGAACACGTACGTACTAGCTATCATTCTATCCAGCTGAATTTGCACTTGCGACCATTATAATATGAGCTTTTGATCCATGCTATTTGATTTCTAAAACGATCCCTCGCCTGCGTTCGTGTGTGGATGCACAGGGTTCCATAATTACGTTTTCCTGCTTCTTTTAAACCAAATGACTCTATGATATTCTCTATATTGACAAGTTGTAATGTTCGTTAATCAAGTAATGCATCGATTCTGAATGACGGTTTATGGGGACTGGCGGTTTAATATTGGTTGAATACATAGTTGCTTATATCAGATGATATAAATCGATTCTGAATGAGAAATTGTAATCAAATTGATTTATGTGGACTGCCCTTTAATCCAAATTTGTATAGAAACTTTTATTGGTTGCCAACAAGAGTGAAAATTGAATGTTATAGAAGACTGTTACCGAATGTCCTAAGAGGGACACAAATCTTGGTAATTGGTATCATATGCACACTGACTCACATCTTACGATTAACGAGAATCTTGGAAGGTGTACGCCATAATCAACTATAGATGATCGTTTTAGGGTTACAAAGGAGTCCAATAAACTCAAATAGTTcacaaagaacaaaattaattaatctcaCAACTATATtgttgattttgtaatttttttatttattttttctattagtgGAAGTAAGATACTTTTTATCTGCATTATTattgaaagagagagaataaaaattaaataaaattggaaaaatgaaacagttttagtttattgattttttatgccTACGCTTTAGGTTACCTTTGACAtgttatttcaattaatttttagttttttttactcattgaaaagttaatttgacattttttatcaataaatattaattgttaatttttgttaatagaAAAGATCAAAttcttgacatttttttttcttctctttctttttttaactatttaattaatcttatatctctAAGTTAGGTTGATCTTACTTATAATTGTTTGTGTCTATGGGTAGTTTCTTATTTGTTATAGTCATATGGAGTTATTGAATGTTTGTGCAGTTATTAGgtgtaaaatatttgttaagttatagattaaatgatttttgtcATCAAAGTTTTTTCAATGTAAAATTGGactcatgaaaaatatttttttagtgtgtatttaaaatttaaaatgggtttatattataaattcagtaataaatatatgtttttacgaGTGTGACTctcctttaattttttggttgaaaaaaaat
It includes:
- the LOC100782626 gene encoding uncharacterized protein LOC100782626, encoding MEFVNRIVDIATRAVNSNAVINVCLLASFATLGVRSMNQQKTIEALQDEKESLTKSNKSIRKTLWDWKQQLYAEASADSAVVPLARLKAIYGEAPPPPRATLADTVTKDANSSGANKIIA
- the LOC100782626 gene encoding uncharacterized protein isoform X2, coding for MEFVNRIVDIATRAVNSNAVINVCLLASFATLGVRSMNQQKTIEALQDEKESLTKSNKSIRKTLWDWKQQLYAEASADSAVVPLARLKAIYGEAPPPPRATLDTVTKDANSSGANKIIA